One window of Cervus elaphus chromosome 6, mCerEla1.1, whole genome shotgun sequence genomic DNA carries:
- the CABS1 gene encoding calcium-binding and spermatid-specific protein 1 has product MAEDGLPKIYSHPPAESTKTATEATIFFGADNTIPKSETTITSEGDHITSVNDYMLENDFSTTTGNKLVPPKERLKSEDDVESHLEKEFATLMDTKNPVANESITENFLPVKIGNISSTDAVSLIDFSTDIAKADILLDTIDPGDEDVSLTSEASGTPKESTAGIADTPVLPTTMGKSDVSNYSSSAEFKVAADGNAHITESSVPEAEITPATEKNLTTIPDISDLTEEKITEIDLILPENDPNVVPKLTDSDEEKFITVFELTTTAERDKDNPEDTLLTDEESTDGVSVWMERDMANEEESHSVLLTAVESRYDFVIPASVAMNLMEDSLTEEDLPENNRMESVTKNTDELLGTTPDLDTFNHKEDNFTTETGVFKLLKEEPDEFLI; this is encoded by the coding sequence ATGGCTGAAGATGGTTTGCCAAAAATTTATTCTCATCCTCCAGCAGAAAGCACCAAGACAGCAACTGAGGCAACCATCTTCTTTGGAGCTGACAACACTATTCCTAAATCAGAAACAACTATCACATCAGAAGGAGACCACATTACTTCAGTAAACGACTATATGctagaaaatgatttttcaacAACGACAGGCAACAAGCTTGTACCACCAAAGGAAAGactgaaatcagaagatgatgtTGAATCCCACCTGGAGAAAGAATTTGCCACTCTGATGGACACTAAAAACCCAGTGGCTAATGAGTCTATCACTGAAAACTTCTTGCCAGTGAAAATTGGTAATATCTCATCAACAGATGCCGTTTCCTTAATAGATTTTTCCACTGACATAGCAAAAGCAGATATTCTCTTGGATACCATTGACCCAGGGGATGAAGATGTGTCACTAACTTCTGAAGCCTCTGGCACACCAAAGGAAAGCACAGCTGGCATTGCTGACACCCCAGTCCTTCCAACTACAATGGGTAAATCTGATGTAAGCAATTATAGTTCCTCAGCTGAGTTCAAAGTCGCTGCTGATGGGAATGCCCATATTACTGAGTCCTCTGTCCCTGAGGCTGAAATCACTCCAGCTACTGAAAAAAACCTCACCACTATTCCAGACATAAGTGAccttacagaagagaaaataacagaaattgacttaattcttccagaaaatgacCCCAATGTTGTGCCTAAACTAACTGATTCTGATGAGGAAAAGTTTATCACCGTGTTTGAACTCACTACCACTGCTGAAAGAGACAAAGATAACCCAGAAGATACTCTGCTAACTGATGAAGAGTCTACAGATGGAGTCAGTGTTTGGATGGAGAGGGATATGGCAAATGAAGAAGAGAGCCATTCTGTTTTGCTTACTGCTGTAGAATCCAGATATGACTTCGTCATCCCTGCATCAGTAGCTATGAACCTCATGGAAGATTCACTTACAGAAGAAGATTTGcctgaaaataatagaatggaatCTGTAACTAAGAATACTGACGAGTTGTTAGGAACTACTCCTGATCTAGATACattcaaccataaagaagacaaTTTCACAACTGAAACGGGTGTCTTTAAACTACTGAAAGAAGAACCAGATGAGTTCCTGATTTGA